A single window of Trueperaceae bacterium DNA harbors:
- a CDS encoding PfkB family carbohydrate kinase: protein MRFVCVTPNAAVDRILHLSRPRAPHGLNRVARVSESAGGKGMNVARVLKALGAEVVVAGFLAGLNAARFKALLERDGLDGPFVAVTGETRECQIVVDGHGQPMEINDPGPLAEASDWERLAAGLPEGRLVISGSLPPGLSPEEFGKFLTAIAERRGEKPVVDTSGPFLVTAAAAGVALVKPNEHEIGLLSPGTADPVEAARGVYARTGVPVLLTLGAAGAAYVGTESAFVPAPSIDAVNPVASGDCLLAAFLWAGAQAWPTAEALRLGVAAGAANARLGGGGRLRREEVFAQLRQVAQAVALD from the coding sequence GTGCGCTTCGTCTGCGTGACGCCGAACGCCGCCGTCGACCGCATCCTGCATCTGAGCCGGCCGCGCGCGCCACACGGCCTGAACCGCGTGGCGCGCGTAAGCGAATCGGCGGGCGGCAAGGGGATGAACGTCGCCCGCGTCCTGAAGGCGCTGGGCGCCGAGGTCGTGGTGGCGGGGTTCCTCGCCGGTCTCAACGCCGCGCGCTTCAAGGCGCTCCTCGAGCGCGACGGCCTGGACGGACCCTTCGTAGCGGTTACCGGCGAGACGCGCGAGTGCCAGATCGTGGTGGACGGACACGGGCAGCCGATGGAGATCAACGACCCGGGGCCCTTGGCCGAGGCGAGCGACTGGGAGCGGCTCGCCGCCGGGCTGCCGGAGGGGCGCCTGGTCATCTCCGGCAGCCTGCCGCCCGGCCTGTCTCCCGAGGAGTTCGGAAAGTTCCTCACCGCGATCGCCGAGAGGCGCGGCGAGAAGCCGGTCGTCGACACGAGCGGGCCGTTCCTCGTAACGGCCGCCGCCGCGGGCGTCGCCCTCGTCAAGCCGAACGAGCACGAGATCGGGCTCTTGAGCCCGGGAACGGCCGACCCGGTCGAGGCGGCCCGCGGGGTGTACGCGCGCACGGGCGTCCCGGTCCTGCTCACCCTCGGGGCGGCCGGCGCCGCGTACGTCGGCACGGAGAGCGCCTTCGTGCCGGCGCCGTCGATAGACGCCGTCAACCCCGTCGCGTCCGGCGACTGCCTGTTGGCGGCCTTCCTCTGGGCCGGCGCCCAAGCGTGGCCGACGGCGGAAGCGCTGAGGCTGGGCGTGGCGGCTGGCGCCGCGAACGCACGGCTCGGCGGCGGCGGGCGACTGCGCCGCGAAGAGGTCTTCGCGCAGCTCCGGCAGGTGGCGCAGGCCGTCGCCCTCGACTGA
- a CDS encoding ABC transporter permease yields MSATLLNRLADALGLLVTLVVALSVGVLLVVGASAEPGAALRAFFTGPFTNAFFFGNMLQAAAPLIVTGLGAVIAFRAGAVNLGLEGQVYVGGLAGGAALLLAGAHSGWFLPVAVLVGAAAGGAFAALSGWLRVRFGASEAITSFLVGAAVIQLFDLVLRRYLVDAAAAFPATRTLEPALRLGRLLPPSNLNASFFLGLSLAALVFVMLFRTRFGYALRMTGSNPRFARFSGLRTKRSFVWALALSGAFAGAAAVLEVAGVHGRLITGFSNDLGWNGITVALIARLHPLGVVPAALLYGYLQVGANAAGLLSDVSPRVATVVQSVIFYLITAQALYVWFRRALGRRADRPGERGALGPGGGPRA; encoded by the coding sequence GTGAGCGCAACGCTCCTGAACCGGCTCGCGGACGCCCTCGGGCTGCTCGTCACGCTGGTCGTAGCGCTAAGCGTCGGCGTGCTCCTCGTCGTTGGCGCGAGCGCGGAGCCTGGCGCCGCCTTGAGGGCGTTCTTCACCGGGCCGTTCACGAACGCCTTCTTCTTCGGGAACATGCTGCAGGCGGCCGCGCCGCTGATCGTCACGGGCCTCGGCGCGGTGATCGCCTTCAGGGCCGGCGCGGTCAACCTGGGCTTGGAAGGGCAGGTGTATGTGGGCGGGCTCGCCGGGGGCGCCGCCCTGCTGCTGGCCGGGGCGCACAGCGGCTGGTTCCTGCCCGTCGCCGTGTTAGTCGGGGCCGCGGCCGGTGGGGCGTTCGCGGCGCTGTCCGGCTGGCTGCGCGTCCGGTTCGGCGCGAGCGAGGCCATCACGTCCTTCCTCGTCGGCGCGGCCGTCATCCAGCTCTTCGACCTCGTGCTCAGGCGCTATCTCGTCGACGCGGCGGCGGCGTTCCCGGCTACCCGCACCCTCGAGCCCGCGTTGAGGCTCGGGCGCCTCCTGCCCCCCTCGAACCTCAACGCGAGCTTCTTCCTGGGGCTCTCCCTGGCTGCTCTCGTGTTCGTTATGCTCTTCCGGACGCGCTTCGGCTACGCCCTCAGGATGACGGGGAGCAACCCGCGCTTCGCGCGCTTCAGCGGGCTGCGCACCAAGCGCTCGTTCGTATGGGCGCTGGCGCTGAGCGGCGCGTTCGCCGGCGCCGCGGCCGTGCTCGAGGTCGCGGGCGTGCACGGGCGGCTCATCACGGGCTTCTCGAACGACCTGGGCTGGAACGGCATCACGGTGGCCCTGATCGCTCGGCTTCACCCTCTCGGGGTCGTGCCGGCCGCGCTCCTGTACGGCTACCTGCAGGTCGGCGCCAACGCGGCCGGCCTCCTGTCCGACGTGTCGCCGCGCGTCGCCACCGTCGTCCAGTCCGTGATCTTCTACCTGATCACCGCCCAGGCGCTCTACGTGTGGTTCCGCCGCGCGTTGGGCCGCCGCGCAGACCGGCCCGGCGAGCGGGGCGCACTCGGGCCCGGCGGGGGGCCGCGCGCGTGA
- a CDS encoding ABC transporter permease, giving the protein MSVLGVFDLQLLHDVLRLGAPLVVLALAGALTQRAGLVNIGLEGVLLAGAFAAVLGAGLTGSLVVGVACAALAGMFLALVFGWFSLYLRANLFIVGLATNAFSAAVTAYAAWLLSGQAGQLRFAGMPTLPRLALPGVAGFGPLAFLNGHTALDYLAWLLVPVVAHVLFRSRFGLRLRATGEDPAAARAAGLRVDALRYTAVAASGLLAGLAGAQLSLTLGGFVQDMSGGRGWVGLVAAIVGGATAWGSAGVALLFGAAEGVANSLQLTVRGVAPQLLLAFPYVLTLVAFVGYSAARRRRLGVGDE; this is encoded by the coding sequence GTGAGCGTCCTCGGCGTGTTCGACCTCCAGCTCCTGCACGACGTCCTCAGGCTCGGCGCCCCCCTGGTCGTCCTCGCGCTGGCCGGCGCGCTCACGCAGCGCGCCGGGCTCGTCAACATCGGTCTCGAGGGCGTGCTCCTGGCCGGCGCCTTCGCGGCGGTGCTAGGCGCCGGGCTGACTGGCAGCCTGGTCGTTGGGGTCGCGTGCGCGGCGCTCGCCGGCATGTTCCTTGCGCTGGTGTTCGGCTGGTTCTCTCTCTACCTTCGCGCCAACTTGTTCATCGTTGGGTTGGCCACCAACGCGTTCTCGGCGGCCGTCACCGCCTACGCCGCCTGGCTGCTCTCCGGCCAGGCGGGGCAGCTCCGGTTCGCCGGCATGCCGACGTTGCCGCGCCTGGCGCTTCCAGGCGTCGCCGGCTTCGGACCGTTGGCGTTCCTGAACGGTCACACTGCGCTCGACTACCTCGCCTGGTTGCTGGTGCCCGTCGTCGCTCACGTGTTGTTCCGGTCGCGTTTCGGCCTGAGGCTGCGCGCGACGGGCGAGGACCCCGCCGCCGCTCGAGCCGCGGGGCTACGGGTCGACGCCCTCCGGTACACGGCGGTCGCGGCGAGCGGCCTCCTGGCCGGCCTCGCCGGGGCCCAGCTCTCGCTGACCCTCGGGGGGTTCGTGCAGGACATGTCGGGCGGTCGCGGCTGGGTGGGCCTCGTGGCGGCCATCGTCGGCGGCGCCACGGCCTGGGGCTCCGCCGGCGTGGCGCTCCTCTTCGGTGCGGCAGAGGGGGTGGCGAACTCGCTGCAGCTCACCGTTCGAGGCGTGGCGCCGCAACTCCTCCTCGCTTTCCCCTACGTGCTGACCCTCGTGGCGTTCGTGGGGTACAGCGCCGCTCGCAGGCGCAGGCTCGGGGTCGGCGACGAGTGA